The genomic stretch CAATAGGATGGAATATATAGGGTTCTCCCGATTTTCTGCGAACACCCTTGTGCGCTTCATTTGCAAGATTAAATGCCTTGGTTATGAGCTTTAGATCTTCTTCGGAGTTACAGCGAATGCATGACTTTACTAAGTCGTCGAACTTCTCCAGGATTTGTCTCCGTTCGCTTTCTGTTTGTAGGGTATTATCTTCCTCAACCTTTAGGCTCATAGTCTTGCATATTCATCAATCTCATCTTTCAATTCTACATTTTTGTGTAAAGAACGTTTACAGTCCCCGATTTCTCCAAGACTTTTCCGCTGGGGAGCGTCACCTTTAGCACATAGATATACGATCCGGGTTTTACGAATTCACCTTGGTTTATTCTTCCATCCCAACCAGTAGAGCCGTCATACAATACTCGGCCATTTCGGTCGAAAACTTGAAGTGAAAAGTCAACTACAAACCCCGTAATTGGTTCAAACCGGTTTCTACGCTTGTTTGTTCCTGGGTTTACCATCTCGCTTAAAGGATCGATTGCGTTGGGCATAACGATATCAGGAACAATGGAGATGCAACTTACCTGCGATTGGCTTACCGTTTTATAATTTCCTTTTATCCATTCTGCTTCAATTCGATAGCATACTTCTGGTGATACATTTTTCCCAAATAGGGAGGAGACGTCATCGGTATAGGTTGCTTCAGTAATATTGGTTGCTATTTGCATGAAGGAGGGATCGATGGATGTCTTGCGCCATACCGAATAGGTTACCGATCCGCCAAAAAGTGGGTATTCCTGCCAAACCAAGTTGTTTGTTTCTCCTGCATTTTGAACGTTGACGATTAAACTCTGCGCTGTATCCGATCTTGCAACGATGTTGTTGCACTTGTTTTTTGCAATAATGTAGTAAAAGTATGTTCTGCCTCTTACAAGGCCATTATCGGCAAACTCAGTTTCCGTCTTATCGGTAAAAGGGTGGATGGAGTTAAAAATGCTAAAAATGTTATCGCTTCGGAATATCTCGAAGTTGTCAGTTCCTGTTTGATTATCGATACGATAACGCAAGCGAACAGCATTCTGGGAGCTAACTAGCGAATCGAAACCCATGGTAGCCGGAGCAATGGGCATCAGGGTGTTCTTGTAGATGTGATTAGACCATGAAGAGGTGCTATCCGCGTCATCTTTCACCGCTAGAATGGCAAAATGGTAGTGTTCGTTTTCGGTAATGTTTGGTAGCGAATAGATAGTGTCCGTACCTGTTACCGTTCCAATTTTAACTAATGCTCCAGAGTCAAAGGTTTGATTTCCAATTGAAGAGTAGATGTGATATCGTTTAACCCTATTCCCCCATCCAACATAACGCGTCCATGAAATCTTTAGCGTGGCCTTACAGCTGTCGTATTTGGCGGTGGCCCACATTGTTTTGTGAGGATCGGTAAGTCTACTTGGGATTAGTTTTCCCTTGGTGGCTAGCCTGTAACTCACCTGCTTCGCATTTGAATTGACTGTGGCACTAATATCGGTGTAGATAAATGTGCTTGCATCAACCGAGTCAATTTTTATAGTGGATATTTGACCGAGGTTGTCTTTTTCAAGTCGATATATGATGTAGCCTTTAATAAGCGAGTCGGGACTGGGGCTTCTGTCCCAGCGTAGCGTTATTTTTCCGCTGTTAATATCAGGACTAATTACTTTGAATATCGGCGGGTCTGATATTGGGTCTACGACTCTGGTTTGGGCAAGCAATCCGGAGGTGAAACAAGCAACCAATGCTGTAAGCAGCAGGTATTGCAGCGCTTTATTACCTGACATTTTTGGAGTAATTTTCATGGTATCTATCCAACTATACATACTTTCATATCATCAACACGAAGGTATTGCTTGGCAAGGTTCTGAAGCTCCTTGGAAGTAATCCTATTGGTTTCTTTATACGCATCTGAAAGATAGCTGAAATCTTGATTAAATACGCTCAAACTCTCCAGTATTTCAGAAATGGCTATTGGCCCATCTACGCTTCGGATTAGTTCTCCGGTTATGTAGTTAATCACCAATTCCAACTCTTCTTCCGAAATTAACTCTGTCGATAAGCGTTCTATCTCCAGCATAATTTCCTTAACGGTTTCTTCTTGATATTGTTTCCCTACTTCGGTGCTAATTACGATAATTCCTGCCTCCTTAAATGGAACAAGGCTTGCATGAATGCCATAGGTGTAGCCTTTATCTTCCCGAATATTCTTCATCAGTCGCGAGCCAAAGTAACCACCAAGAATGGTAACGAGCACGCTTAACTTAACAAAATCGGGATGGGTTTGTGTTATTGCAATTTTTCCAACTCGAATGGCCGATTGAACGGCATCCTCCTTCGTAAAGGTTAACTCCTTTTCGGAGGCAGTTGACGGTATTGGAAACCGTTTTGGGATCTTTGCTTCGCTCTTTTTCCATGCTTCGTTCCCGAAATATTGTTCCAGCAAGGGTAGCGTGTTAATGCAGCCGTTGCCTGCAATAATAATCAGGCACTCCTCGGGACAGTAAAAGTCGCGATGATAGGTCACAAGATCTTCGAGATGTAGCTTATCATAACTTTCGGGGGTGGCATAGCTGCCGTAAGGGTGCTTGTCGCCAAAGAGCATTGCCTGGTGTTGCTCCCGGGCTACGTAGGCTACTTTCTTTCTTTCGATGGTGAGCTGTTGCTTCTTTTTGAGCTTAATGTTCTCGAACTCCTTTGAGGGGAAGGTAGGGTATAGGATTATTTCTTGGAGCAGAGGGAGCAACTTCGAAGCATACTTGCTTAAGCAGTATAACGAGATACCTGCTTTGTCGCGGTCGAGTCCTTGGTCGGTATAGGCTCCGTGATATTCAAGTTGCTCGGCAAGGTCGGTTCCCGTGTAACTCTTAGTTCCCTCTGTTAGCATTCCTAGCGTGGTTGCGGCTACCAATGGTTTTGCTTGGTAGCGTGTTCCTGCATTAAAGAGAAAGGTGATGCGCAAAACCTCTTGTGTTCCACCTTCCACCATTTGAACCTTAACTCCGTTTGAGAGCAAATGGGTTTGGCTTCCGAGTATATCGAGCGATTCGGGAAGGGAGGATATAGGGGCTATTTTTCGGTTAAGCATGGTGGTTGGTTGTAGCTGGTTCGGGTAAATAGTGTAGTGTTGAGCATCTTGTTCGAATGAACAGGCTTTTTGAAACGCGGCAAATGTCGTCGATGGTTATCTTACGGTAATTCTCCATCTCCTTGTTTATAAGGTTGGCGTCGCCCAAGAGTTCGTAGAATCCCAGGTTCATCGCTTTGGAGAGGATGCCTACTTCCGAGAACATTACCGTTGATTCGAATCGATTTTTTACCTTTTCCAACTCATATTCCACGGGAGGATTCTCTTTCATTCCCTCTAACTCTTTCCATAGAAGTTCTTCCGCATCTTCCATGGTTACACCTTCGGCCGGCCTTCCGGTTACAACCAGCAATCCCGGTTCGATATCGCCGGTGATAAAAACGTTTAACTCCGAAAATCGTTGCTCTTCTTGAACTAGCTTGCGGTAGAGCCTTGATGACTTTCCATTGGAAAGTATATCGGAGATTAAATCGGTGGTATGATAGTCGGGGCTATGCCGGCCGGGCATAACGAAGGCCATGTAGAGCGATGGATATGGAACCTTTCGGTAAACCGTTAAACGTCTCTCTTCTGTCTGTTCCGGTTCGGGGGTAATGGTTTTATTGGAGAGTTTCCTCTGCTCTATTGGGCCAAACCATTTAGTGGCCAGTTCAAATACTTCCGCAGGGTTAATATTTCCTGCAACCGAAAGAATGGCGTTGTTTGGGCCGTAGTGGGCGAAAAAGAAATCTTTAACATCGGTGAGCGTTGCCTCCTTAATGTGATCGATCGACTTGCCAATAGTTGCCCATTGGTAAGGGTGGTGCTTGTATCCTAATGGACGTAGCAACAGCCACACGTCGCCGTAGGGTTGATTTAGGTAGCGTTGGTTGAACTCTTCAATTACTACGTTGCGCTGCACTTCCAGACTTTTTTTCGAGAAGGCTAAGCTGAGCATCCTATCTGACTCGAGCCAGAAGGCCGTTTCGATATTCTCCTTTGGTAGGGTTATGTAGTAGTTGGTAATATCGTTGTTGGTAAAGGCGTTGTTCTCGCCTCCAGCCATTTGAATGGGCTCGTCGTAGGATGGAATGTTAACTGAGCCACCAAACATTAAGTGTTCAAATAGGTGGGCAAATCCAGTCTTGTCGGGATCTTCATTTTTTGAGCCAACGTTGTACACAATGTTGAATGCAACCAACGGTGATGATTCGTCGTGATGTGCCAGCACCGTTAACCCGTTTGGCAATACTTGTCTCTCGTATTTTATCATTGGTTAAAGCGTAAAGTGGTAGGTTGGGTTGGTTGCAACCTCAATTAATGCAATTTGATATTCACGGAGCAAGTCGTTAAAGATTGCACTTACTGGTTTTACTCCGCCCAGCAATGATGCTACTTGGCCAATCTCCAGTTCTCCTTCGATTAACTCTCCCTCAAAGATACCTTTTTTTGCTCGCCCTTTTCCAAGAATCTCTTTTAGCTCCTCTGGCGATGCTCCTCGCTGTTCGGCTTCAGCAATTTTATCGTAAAGTGGATTCTTTACCAATCTTACCGGTGCTATTTTTTTTAGGCATAGCATGGTGTCGCCCTCTTCCATGGAAATTACTTTTTCCTTGAAGTTTTGGTGTGCCGAAGATTCTTCGGCAATTGCAAAGGCTGAGCCAATTTGGACTCCATCGGCACCCAGAACCAATGCGGCAAGCATTGCTTGGCCGCTTCCAATTCCCCCGGCAGCCATAAGGGGAAGCGTGGTGGCTTTTCTTACCGATGGAATTAGGGTTAGGGTGGTGGTTTCTTCGCGTCCATTGTGTCCGCCCGCTTCAAACCCTTCGGCAACAATGGCATCAACGCCTGCGTCCTCTGCTTTTTTGGCAAACTTAGCGCTCGAGACCACGTGAACCACGGTAATGCCATGGCTTTTTAATCGTGAGGTATGCGTTTTTGGATTCCCTGCCGAAGTGAAAACGATTTTCACCTCTTCCTCAATTATAATGTCGATGAGCTGGTCGATTTGGGGGTATAGTAAGGGCAGGTTAACTCCAAATGGCTTGGTGGTGGCTGCTTTTGCTTTCTGCACGTGTTCGCGGAAGGTATCGGGGTGCATGGAACCAGCACCCAGTAGGCCAAGCCCACCTGAATTGCTAACGGCTGCGGCTAACCGCCATCCACTGCACCAAACCATACCACCCTGTATAATTGGATACTGTATGTTGAAAAGTGTGCAAATCCTATTGTTTTCCATAGTTTTAAAATAATCGAACTACAAAAATAGTCACTCAAGATGACTTTTCAGCAGGAATTCAAGGAGATATTGTATTTAGACTGTTATCAGGTGTTGGCGTATCCTTTGGAACAACGTAATCGGTATCTTTTTAAGGGTGGGATGGGGAGTGTAAACTTGTTGAGTTTTATTCTTGCGTGTAACCGTTTGCGCATATCCTAACTGCAATTGTTTTTAAACGCTACGCTTAAGCCTCACCTTTTTGCAAAACTTGCCAGAGATTCTCCAGTGAGTGTTTTTGTCTTATCAATTTTAAGCCCACAAACAACAACTATTACACCGTAAGCATATTCTTATTCACATTGTTCTTTTCGACTTACTGGGTATATCCTCTCTTTTCTGAATAATTCGTTTTAACTTTGGCCATCTGATAATCTTTTCAAATGAAGTATACCTTTAACACGAAGTCTTTTCTTTTTCGGTTGCTATTCTGGTTGCGTGCCATGCCGCCCAAACGGCTAATTATAATTCTCAGTTTTGCAGTAGGTATCATGAGTGGATTGGCTGCTGTGGTTCTTAAACAGTTGATTCATTTTGTAAAATTTTTCCTTACCAGCTGGTTTCCGGTGGAGAGCGAAAGTTATCTCTACCTAGCATATCCTATGTTGGGTATCTTTCTTACGGTTCTCTTTGTTCGCTACTATGTAAAGGATAATATTTCCCATGGAATAACCCGGGTGC from Williamwhitmania taraxaci encodes the following:
- a CDS encoding M16 family metallopeptidase, whose product is MLNRKIAPISSLPESLDILGSQTHLLSNGVKVQMVEGGTQEVLRITFLFNAGTRYQAKPLVAATTLGMLTEGTKSYTGTDLAEQLEYHGAYTDQGLDRDKAGISLYCLSKYASKLLPLLQEIILYPTFPSKEFENIKLKKKQQLTIERKKVAYVAREQHQAMLFGDKHPYGSYATPESYDKLHLEDLVTYHRDFYCPEECLIIIAGNGCINTLPLLEQYFGNEAWKKSEAKIPKRFPIPSTASEKELTFTKEDAVQSAIRVGKIAITQTHPDFVKLSVLVTILGGYFGSRLMKNIREDKGYTYGIHASLVPFKEAGIIVISTEVGKQYQEETVKEIMLEIERLSTELISEEELELVINYITGELIRSVDGPIAISEILESLSVFNQDFSYLSDAYKETNRITSKELQNLAKQYLRVDDMKVCIVG
- a CDS encoding NAD(P)H-dependent flavin oxidoreductase, which codes for MENNRICTLFNIQYPIIQGGMVWCSGWRLAAAVSNSGGLGLLGAGSMHPDTFREHVQKAKAATTKPFGVNLPLLYPQIDQLIDIIIEEEVKIVFTSAGNPKTHTSRLKSHGITVVHVVSSAKFAKKAEDAGVDAIVAEGFEAGGHNGREETTTLTLIPSVRKATTLPLMAAGGIGSGQAMLAALVLGADGVQIGSAFAIAEESSAHQNFKEKVISMEEGDTMLCLKKIAPVRLVKNPLYDKIAEAEQRGASPEELKEILGKGRAKKGIFEGELIEGELEIGQVASLLGGVKPVSAIFNDLLREYQIALIEVATNPTYHFTL
- a CDS encoding M16 family metallopeptidase encodes the protein MIKYERQVLPNGLTVLAHHDESSPLVAFNIVYNVGSKNEDPDKTGFAHLFEHLMFGGSVNIPSYDEPIQMAGGENNAFTNNDITNYYITLPKENIETAFWLESDRMLSLAFSKKSLEVQRNVVIEEFNQRYLNQPYGDVWLLLRPLGYKHHPYQWATIGKSIDHIKEATLTDVKDFFFAHYGPNNAILSVAGNINPAEVFELATKWFGPIEQRKLSNKTITPEPEQTEERRLTVYRKVPYPSLYMAFVMPGRHSPDYHTTDLISDILSNGKSSRLYRKLVQEEQRFSELNVFITGDIEPGLLVVTGRPAEGVTMEDAEELLWKELEGMKENPPVEYELEKVKNRFESTVMFSEVGILSKAMNLGFYELLGDANLINKEMENYRKITIDDICRVSKSLFIRTRCSTLHYLPEPATTNHHA